The DNA window TAACATTCTATAATTATTCCTAACATTCTTTTATTCTCTGACATTCTAATATTCTTTCTGACATTCTGTTATTCTCTCTAACATTCAGAGCACTCGTGACCCCTCCTGTCTGGTCCTCAGGTATCACGAGTGGATGAAGTCTcctgagctgcagcagctgacgGCCTCGGAGCCGCTGACCCTGGAGCAGGAGTACGACAtgcagaggagctggagggaggACGACGACAGTGAGGAGTCATCAGTTAATGTTCAGCCCTTAGAAACGCTCTGAGCAATGATATGATGTGACAATTGGTCACACCTTCCTGAGGGCACGCCATAATCATCATTTTCCCAACTCTACATTCCCAGAGTGCACCTTCGTCATCTTAGACAAGCAGCGCTGGGATGACTCCAGTCTAAACGAGGAGCAATGCATGGTGGGAGACGTCAACATCTTCCTGACGGATCCAGCCGACCCGTCCGTGGCTGAGCTGGAGATCATGGTCGCAGGTGACATGTTTGTGAATTCTCTGTCACCACGGCGATCATTGCTCACCACATTCATGATGCACCTCGTTTTTTTCACAGAGCCCGGTTACAGAGGCAAAGGCGTCGGGAAGGAAGTGACGCGCATGATGATGTCCTACGGTGAGATgttacaaacaggaagtaaactaGTCAGGGTCTCATATCTGAGACATATTTATGTGCGTgtggaacatacagtattttccgcactatgaggtGCACCTAAAAAGCTGTAATTTCCTCATGAACCtacagtgcgccttacagtccagtgcaccttatagtgtggaaaatacatgACTTCCGTAGGATTCGTAAAGTACAGATATTCTTCCACCAGGTGTCTCCAGACTCGGGATCAAAAAGTTTCAAGCTAAAATCGGGCTGGACAACCACGTGAGCATCGCCATGTTCAAGAAGCTCCACTTCCAGGAGGTAATGATTTCCCATGATGCCAGAGTGAAACGCCCGACCTCCCCCCACAATTGTTTATTGAGCATGTGTCTCTCGcaggtgtctgtgtgtcaggtGTTCAGAGAGGTGACCTTGGAGATGGCGGTGGATGAATCCGTCCGGACGAGGCTTCTGGACGCCGCCGCTGACATGACGGAGATAGACTACAGACAGGCCCGCTGCGGCCGCCAGGGGTCAGCGTGACGGCGACgccgtgttcacacacacccaaaGACGCGTCGGCGTGAAGGGGGGGTCGTCCTGGACGGGGTTCCTCCCCACACATTGTGGCCATAAGTATGAGGACATCCAGTGCCAATCAGAGCCGGTGGGGCCAGATCTGCTGCTGGAGCACCTCCCCCGATGGTGGGAGGCGTGTTCACGAGGTCGGTTGAGGTGGGGTCGCCACGTGGACCAAaaaccctcctcctctccctcatgTTTATTTACAAGCTAATGAGATTTAATGGAGTGTCACTGAAAAGCAGGTTATTCCTCTTGACTTTATCGTGTTTGTCctgttgatgtttttctacttttaaGTCACTAAAACATCTGACAAGTTTTGCGcgtctgtctttttttgtttgtggtttTAGCTACACAAGTTGCACATTCTTGAGCCGGTTAGCATCCTCTCCATCAGACGGGTGAAACATGTCTCGCGTTACACCCAAAATGTTTTGTCTCCAGTTCCTGTTAATGGCCGAATTAGTCCGCGGCCTGCCTCGGTTTTTTTGTCACAGCCGGATGGGTGGGGGTTCATTTCAAATCCCAAATGCTGGAGCTTTATTGAATATCTGTCATATCACACCACACAACACCAAACAGTCAGCAAAACGTCCTCAAAATGTCTAATCCTTCCTGTCAGAGCTTGTTTAGATTCTATTTATCAGTTTATATCATTTTATGCTCCataagacatttaaaattttgagaCCCAGACAGTTTCTGCATAGACGTTTATTGATGCTGATAATTGACACAAAAAGCAAAGCAGTGAAGGCAGCAAAAAACAAGTTATTGCTTCAAGTGCAGCAAAAGTGAAATACTTTGTTTATAAATTCCTGTTTGAGAAGAAGGGAGATGTTTCAGCCGACTGAACCGGCTCGCTTTAAAACGCACCAGTTACTCCGGCAGGACATGCATTCTGGATTTGTTCCGTTCGGTTTCTGTTCTGGTCCTTGACATCCAGCCGGTGCGTTCCATTTCGCTCGCACACGTCTGACAGTCGGTGCAGAATCTGGTGTAATCGCGGTAGAACAGCTGAAGTGCACGTGGAAAGACGTACTTAACGTTAACACGTTGCTGTTCTGATGATTAttctctttggttttcatgGTTAGTTCCTTTTCGGATTctactttaaataaaaagaactcaGCGAGCGCTGGAACGTCGATTAATAAACAGGGAGCAAAAGCCTTGAAGCATGCAGAATgattttgaactgtttttcacAATGGAACCAAACAGGCTGGACTTTTAAGGCAAATCAGTTTCAGCCGATAGCTGATATAATTAATAATCACGTCTGAAAGTCACAGATATATGCTCTCTGAGGGATAAACGTCTGCCTTTCTGCACAGACTCTCACCACTACTGGCTCTGGTTTTCACGCTCTGGCGTGAAACCTAGCCGTCGGGGAGACATTCGAGGTGCGCAGTTTTTGTTAAAAACCAGCTGTGGTACAAAGAGGGTCAACAATTCCATAGGAATTTAAGATGATCGACACATTTTTCCTGTCTGACTCGTCACGTCAGACGAGGCGACGCGGGTTCGTCCTCTGAGGTTCATGATGTCGGTTATTAtcagatggaggtggaggaaccCAACGGTCTGGAAGCCGATGGAGGCAAATGATCGATTAGTTCTTAGACGCTTTCGTGGATTCCAGAAACTCCTTGGCTGCAGTCGAAAAATTTTGCATCAGCTGTCTGACGACGCCCTCCTGCTCTCTGGCCCAGGATAGGCCGTCGTCCACGGCGACGTTAACCGACATGCACACGGCCTCCTTCCTCAAGTCGGTCAGCCGGCAGGTGGCAGCAACGGCGGCCAATCCCAGCAGcaccaggaggaggagtttGAACATCAAGCCAATGAGAGAGCGTTGAGGTTTCGCCGTGACCTCGACGACGACCTTTTTATCTGCTGAGATGAAGCGAGAGGATGAAACGTCAAAACAAGAACAGGAAAATGAAATCCGTCCCTTCACGTCTTGCATCGCCCAGCCTTCCTGTCCTACCTGCTGCCTGcccgttcttcttcttcttctccccgcccttcttcttctgttgttgttgttcccgCGCAGCAACGGCCGCCATCTGAGCGTTGTATTCTcgtctcctcttctccttctcctccgcctTCTCCCGTTTGCGAGCCTCCTTCTCTCTGGCTTCTCGCTCCCTCTGCTTcacctccctcttcctctcttgctCTGGTTTAGTGATGAAAacagattattttctgttaGTGAAACACTTAAACTTAACACGCAATTTTGTCAACACTTCAGGTTTGATGTCCACCAGTTGCAGCTCAATCATAATAGAAGTCAAAAAGTTTTGACTCTCACCTTTTTCCTTCAGAAGACGTTTCTCTCGTGCTCGATCGACCTCTTCCTGGATCGCCCTCATGTGCTGCAGGACCTGAAACAAACCAACCTTCTCAGTTCTTCTGTTTTGGTTTAGTCCCACCATCATCGCGTTGCTGCCTCTCTCACCCTGGAGGCACACTGTTTGCACTGCTTCTCATCCAGACAGTCCCCGGCAGCTTTGGCCAACTCGGCCTCCAGCGGGTTATCCTTCAGGTCCAACCACTTCAGATTCTGagagcagagacacacacactcagcaaaaACCGCTATGCAGGGATTAAACCCCAGCTGGAGCGGACACACTAAGACGTCTGGCACCGACCCTGAGCTGAGAGAAGCTGACAGGCAGGACGGTCAGCTTGTTGTTGTACAGATCCAGATGCTGGAGGCCGCTCAGGTTCCCCAGGTCATCTGGTAGGCAGGTCAGCTGGTTTTTACTCAGATCCACCTTCACCAGGTGGGTCAAGTTGCAGAACTCGGgctaaatgaacaaaaacatgccaaaaaaaaaactaaaatgtttttagttttctattgaaagaaaattttgagaaaaaaaaatgcagcccCACCCATGTGAAACACGTGGAATGACCCTTAACGACCCCTGACCTCATTTGAAGTCAAAAATAAGGTCAAATGGTGCGTTCAAGTACCGGATGATAGCGTTTGTACTTACTGGAAGGGAGGTAATGTTGTTGCAGGACAAATCCACGACAGTGGCTTTGGTGAATAAAGACTTGGAGGAGAAATTACAGGTGGAATTAGTTGATTTCAAGCTTTATgtgtataaatatttaaagatttaaaccAACAATCCCTCTTGATTCGGTTCGTTACCTACCAGCTCTCTGACGGGCACCTCGGTGAGGTTACACAGACTCAGATCCACTTCATTCCCGCTGATTTTATCCTTCAGGTTCAACACTTTGCTGTTTTTACTCATCCTGGAGTCTTTGAGAGAAAATCTCTggaataaaacaaatcaaacctcGGACTGGCAGCGACCAGGAAACCGTCTGACGTGAACGTTTCACGACCTGCTCACCTTTTCTGAAAGCTGccttcaagaaaacaaaaacaaaaaacaacaaaaaaaagatgtgaaactTCAAAATATGTGGAAAAGTTCGTGGATCCGTGGCGTGACACGCTGCTAAGCCCGTGTTTTTGGCAGCACTGACTCTCTCAATGAAAATCCACGTCACTGGTTGTACGACAGCGCGGGTGACGTCAGAGCAAACAGCGCCACCTGCAGCACCGGAGGACACCTGCAACTACAGCCAGGAGGAAGGAAATGCTGTGGATGCACTcgagtacaaaaaaaaattcgaGTATGATGAAAAAGTTAATTTTTGTAACTCATTTCAGAAACTGAAACTCTTATACATAGATTTATTACACGTAGAGTAAAATATTTCAAGCGTTTATTTCTTGAAATTTCGATGATTACGGCATACAAATAAGCCGTGTCAagacagaggaaaaaagaaagaagaaaaacctgagtttgcatgttttccccatgtctgtatgggttttctccaggttctttCTCCCAAAACATGCAAATTTTAATGAAAGTAAACCAGAAAGCAGCATTTCTTCTTCTCATCTAGAATTTTGGAGCCATTCTGGTTAGAATAATCTTTTTGTGAAGCAAAAATCTTGTGGGTCCTGAGCAGCTTTAACTGTTAGAACCCTGCGTGTTTCTTCCACACATTCCCATTATATCAATCCATTCCAAATTTTATATCAGGCTTCATCATGACCACTTATGTGGAAGTGGTGATGAAGCCACAGAAATTTGCCATAATTTCTACTACTTTGTGTTGTGTTATTGTCTTTTTCTGTGGCAGCAGCTTAATGGCTGATCGTCTGCaggcgcacgcacacacacacacacacacacacacacacacacacacacacacacacacacacacacacacacacacacacacacacacacacacacacacacacacacacacacacacacacacacacacacacacacacacacacacacaaacacactttctactTCTTTTCAGAGCCAGTATAGAAATCAAATTATTTGAGGCGAAACATGCAAATGACAGATAGGAGGAAGATTGTTGAGTGTCCAAGGTGGGCTATTACAGACAGCACAGGAAGTTGCGACCTGATAGTGACCCCTGTACTCTAAATACTAATGAGCACATcccttattt is part of the Antennarius striatus isolate MH-2024 chromosome 21, ASM4005453v1, whole genome shotgun sequence genome and encodes:
- the lrrc59 gene encoding leucine-rich repeat-containing protein 59 isoform X1, coding for MSKNSKVLNLKDKISGNEVDLSLCNLTEVPVRELSLFTKATVVDLSCNNITSLPPEFCNLTHLVKVDLSKNQLTCLPDDLGNLSGLQHLDLYNNKLTVLPVSFSQLRNLKWLDLKDNPLEAELAKAAGDCLDEKQCKQCASRVLQHMRAIQEEVDRAREKRLLKEKEQERKREVKQREREAREKEARKREKAEEKEKRRREYNAQMAAVAAREQQQQKKKGGEKKKKNGQAAADKKVVVEVTAKPQRSLIGLMFKLLLLVLLGLAAVAATCRLTDLRKEAVCMSVNVAVDDGLSWAREQEGVVRQLMQNFSTAAKEFLESTKASKN
- the nat9 gene encoding alpha/beta-tubulin-N-acetyltransferase 9 isoform X3, whose translation is MKSPELQQLTASEPLTLEQEYDMQRSWREDDDKCTFVILDKQRWDDSSLNEEQCMVGDVNIFLTDPADPSVAELEIMVAGDMFVNSLSPRRSLLTTFMMHLVFFTEPGYRGKGVGKEVTRMMMSYGVSRLGIKKFQAKIGLDNHVSIAMFKKLHFQEVSVCQVFREVTLEMAVDESVRTRLLDAAADMTEIDYRQARCGRQGSA
- the lrrc59 gene encoding leucine-rich repeat-containing protein 59 isoform X2, giving the protein MSKNSKVLNLKDKISGNEVDLSLCNLTEVPVRELSLFTKATVVDLSCNNITSLPPEFCNLTHLVKVDLSKNQLTCLPDDLGNLSGLQHLDLYNNKLTVLPVSFSQLRNLKWLDLKDNPLEAELAKAAGDCLDEKQCKQCASRVLQHMRAIQEEVDRAREKRLLKEKEQERKREVKQREREAREKEARKREKAEEKEKRRREYNAQMAAVAAREQQQQKKKGGEKKKKNGQAADKKVVVEVTAKPQRSLIGLMFKLLLLVLLGLAAVAATCRLTDLRKEAVCMSVNVAVDDGLSWAREQEGVVRQLMQNFSTAAKEFLESTKASKN
- the nat9 gene encoding alpha/beta-tubulin-N-acetyltransferase 9 isoform X1, coding for MKSNANTLLEGTGVVLVPYTEEHVPRYHEWMKSPELQQLTASEPLTLEQEYDMQRSWREDDDKCTFVILDKQRWDDSSLNEEQCMVGDVNIFLTDPADPSVAELEIMVAGDMFVNSLSPRRSLLTTFMMHLVFFTEPGYRGKGVGKEVTRMMMSYGVSRLGIKKFQAKIGLDNHVSIAMFKKLHFQEVSVCQVFREVTLEMAVDESVRTRLLDAAADMTEIDYRQARCGRQGSA
- the nat9 gene encoding alpha/beta-tubulin-N-acetyltransferase 9 isoform X2, whose product is MKSNANTLLEGTGVVLVPYTEEHVPRYHEWMKSPELQQLTASEPLTLEQEYDMQRSWREDDDKCTFVILDKQRWDDSSLNEEQCMVGDVNIFLTDPADPSVAELEIMVAEPGYRGKGVGKEVTRMMMSYGVSRLGIKKFQAKIGLDNHVSIAMFKKLHFQEVSVCQVFREVTLEMAVDESVRTRLLDAAADMTEIDYRQARCGRQGSA